A window from Leptothermofonsia sichuanensis E412 encodes these proteins:
- a CDS encoding GGDEF domain-containing response regulator, translated as MEASILLVGGDDFLSTLLNRIRDLVTCTVEVASTPSEAVPLVQAQQPDLIILQGNQPGSLELCHEVKAQTRLAWIYITVLDIPSQMLGDPWLERHWETESRIEALESGADAYLWLPRHNPKGESLEPETLKQQNRLLQSQIASGLRMVKTHRELMRTNDILSAIALSDPLTELNNRRALDWELPRQVQNARTRMEPLSLVMLDVDYFKSINDTYGHPVGDRALQLISSRLRYNLRFRDTLFRYGGEEFVIILSNTDQQEALLVSRRLCRLISEQPFTIDDHLALNLTISAGTASLKPTDDSRGIRLLQRADQNLLKAKASGRNRAVGCLDTDEG; from the coding sequence ATGGAAGCTTCGATTCTGCTAGTAGGAGGTGATGATTTTTTATCCACCCTCTTGAATCGAATCCGAGATCTGGTTACCTGTACAGTCGAGGTTGCATCCACTCCCAGTGAAGCTGTGCCATTGGTCCAGGCTCAACAGCCTGACTTGATCATTCTTCAGGGCAACCAGCCTGGTAGCCTTGAACTTTGTCACGAGGTGAAGGCCCAAACCAGACTGGCATGGATCTACATTACTGTGTTGGACATCCCATCCCAGATGCTGGGCGATCCCTGGCTGGAGCGTCACTGGGAAACCGAGTCCAGAATTGAGGCGCTGGAGAGTGGAGCAGATGCCTATCTGTGGCTTCCCCGTCATAATCCTAAGGGGGAGTCCCTGGAGCCGGAAACCTTGAAACAACAAAACCGGCTTCTGCAATCCCAGATTGCTTCTGGACTGCGCATGGTGAAAACCCATCGCGAATTAATGCGAACCAACGATATCCTGTCTGCGATCGCCCTTTCCGATCCCCTGACTGAACTGAACAACCGCCGTGCTCTGGACTGGGAACTGCCCCGCCAGGTGCAAAACGCCCGTACTCGGATGGAACCACTCAGCCTGGTTATGCTGGATGTGGATTATTTCAAGAGCATTAATGATACATATGGTCATCCAGTGGGCGATCGCGCTCTACAACTGATTTCCAGCCGCTTGCGCTACAACCTGCGGTTTCGAGACACCCTCTTCCGCTACGGCGGCGAAGAATTTGTGATTATCCTCAGCAACACTGACCAGCAAGAAGCCTTGCTGGTTTCCCGCCGCCTCTGCCGCCTGATTAGTGAACAACCATTCACCATTGACGACCATCTAGCCTTAAACTTGACCATTAGCGCTGGTACCGCATCCCTCAAGCCCACGGATGATTCCAGGGGGATCCGCTTACTCCAGCGGGCTGACCAGAATTTGCTTAAAGCTAAGGCATCCGGGCGCAATCGGGCTGTCGGTTGCCTGGATACAGACGAAGGGTAG
- the crtE gene encoding geranylgeranyl diphosphate synthase CrtE has translation MVLTDELQASQGASRFDLLAYLAERQPLVETALDRSIQVIYPETIYEAMRYSLMAGGKRLRPILCLATCELAGGTVEMAMPTACALEMIHTMSLIHDDLPAMDNDDYRRGKLTNHKVFGEDIAILAGDGLLAYAFEHVAVETPNVPADRLLRIVAILGRAVGAAGLVGGQVVDLESEGKPDVSLETLTFIHNHKTAALLEASVISGAILAGAPECDVQHLSRYAKNIGLAFQIVDDILDITATQEELGKTAGKDLQAQKVTYPSIWGLEESRRQAQALIQDAKAELAEFGESALPLLAIADFIVARTH, from the coding sequence ATGGTATTGACGGACGAGCTGCAAGCGTCCCAAGGGGCATCCCGCTTCGATTTACTTGCCTATCTGGCAGAGCGTCAGCCTTTGGTGGAAACTGCTCTGGATCGCTCCATCCAGGTAATCTATCCCGAAACAATTTATGAGGCGATGCGCTATTCGCTGATGGCGGGAGGAAAACGTTTGCGCCCAATTCTCTGTCTGGCAACCTGCGAGCTGGCGGGTGGTACTGTGGAGATGGCGATGCCGACGGCCTGCGCTCTGGAAATGATTCACACGATGTCGTTGATCCATGATGACCTGCCGGCAATGGACAACGATGACTACCGGCGGGGCAAGTTAACTAACCACAAGGTGTTTGGTGAGGATATTGCCATTCTGGCAGGAGATGGTTTACTTGCCTACGCATTTGAGCATGTGGCGGTGGAAACCCCAAATGTGCCCGCCGATCGCCTGCTGCGGATTGTGGCTATTCTGGGTCGGGCGGTGGGTGCCGCCGGACTGGTCGGTGGTCAGGTTGTTGATCTGGAGTCTGAGGGCAAACCAGACGTATCGCTGGAAACGCTGACGTTTATTCACAATCATAAAACTGCTGCCCTGCTGGAGGCTTCTGTGATTTCGGGGGCCATTCTGGCGGGGGCACCGGAGTGCGATGTGCAGCATCTTTCTCGCTATGCCAAAAATATTGGTCTGGCGTTCCAGATTGTAGACGACATTCTGGACATCACTGCGACTCAGGAGGAGTTAGGAAAGACTGCCGGAAAAGATTTGCAGGCCCAAAAGGTAACCTACCCCAGTATTTGGGGACTGGAAGAATCCCGGCGGCAGGCGCAGGCGTTGATTCAGGATGCCAAGGCGGAACTGGCAGAATTTGGTGAGTCGGCTCTTCCGCTGCTGGCGATCGCAGACTTTATTGTGGCTCGAACCCATTAG
- a CDS encoding divergent PAP2 family protein, giving the protein MQDFGDILNNQVLLVALVACFSAQVLKLMLDFGKNGKLNVRVLVETGGMPSAHSALVAALATGVGQTMGWASSEFAIAVVFAVIVMYDAAGVRQAAGKQARILNQIIDEFFQEDHHFNEDRLKELLGHTPFQVIAGSILGIFISWLAEIAY; this is encoded by the coding sequence ATGCAGGACTTTGGCGATATCCTCAACAACCAGGTGCTGCTGGTTGCACTTGTGGCGTGTTTTTCTGCCCAGGTATTAAAACTGATGCTCGATTTTGGTAAGAACGGGAAACTAAATGTCCGGGTGCTGGTTGAAACGGGCGGAATGCCCAGTGCGCACTCTGCTCTGGTGGCAGCCCTGGCAACAGGCGTCGGGCAAACCATGGGCTGGGCAAGTTCAGAATTTGCGATCGCCGTGGTGTTTGCGGTGATTGTCATGTACGACGCGGCTGGAGTCAGGCAGGCAGCCGGTAAACAAGCCCGCATTCTTAACCAGATCATTGATGAGTTTTTTCAGGAAGATCACCACTTCAACGAAGACCGCCTCAAGGAACTGCTGGGCCACACTCCGTTTCAGGTGATTGCAGGTTCCATTTTAGGAATCTTTATCTCCTGGCTGGCAGAGATAGCGTATTAG
- the folD gene encoding bifunctional methylenetetrahydrofolate dehydrogenase/methenyltetrahydrofolate cyclohydrolase FolD translates to MISSAQLLDGKALAHKMQAEMTRQVQNLHAQRGRPPGLAVLMVGDNPASAAYVRNKERACASVGIASFGQHFPDSSSQAELEAVIHALNQDGRVDGILVQLPLPDHLDAVALLNQILPEKDVDGLHPMNLGRLVRGEPGLRSCTPAGVMRLLQEYEIDPKGKHAVVIGRSILVGKPQALMLLEADATVTIAHSKTPDLRAIARTADLLITAVGRPSMITADMVKPGAVVVDVGINRIVDDTGKGRLVGDVDFQSVQSVASFLTPVPGGIGPMTVTMLLQNTVESFLRKSEE, encoded by the coding sequence ATGATCTCAAGCGCCCAACTGCTGGATGGAAAAGCCCTGGCTCACAAAATGCAGGCGGAAATGACCAGGCAGGTTCAAAATTTGCACGCCCAACGGGGACGCCCCCCAGGCCTGGCAGTCTTAATGGTTGGGGATAATCCCGCCAGTGCTGCCTATGTGCGCAATAAAGAGCGAGCCTGCGCCAGTGTGGGGATTGCCTCCTTCGGACAACACTTCCCAGACTCCAGTTCTCAGGCAGAACTGGAAGCCGTCATTCATGCCCTGAATCAGGATGGTCGCGTAGATGGCATTCTCGTACAGCTACCGCTGCCTGACCATCTGGATGCAGTTGCCCTCCTGAATCAGATTTTGCCTGAAAAGGATGTCGATGGACTGCATCCCATGAATCTGGGGCGACTGGTACGCGGGGAACCTGGTCTCCGGAGTTGCACACCCGCGGGGGTGATGCGGTTGTTGCAGGAATATGAAATTGATCCCAAAGGTAAACATGCCGTGGTGATTGGGCGCAGCATTCTGGTAGGCAAGCCGCAGGCATTAATGTTGCTGGAAGCCGATGCCACGGTAACCATTGCCCACTCTAAAACACCTGATTTAAGGGCGATCGCCCGGACAGCCGACCTGCTGATCACGGCGGTTGGTCGTCCTTCCATGATCACTGCTGACATGGTGAAGCCCGGTGCCGTTGTTGTGGATGTGGGCATCAATCGGATTGTCGATGACACGGGCAAAGGGCGACTGGTGGGAGATGTTGACTTTCAAAGTGTCCAGTCTGTTGCCTCTTTCCTCACCCCCGTTCCCGGTGGCATCGGTCCGATGACAGTGACCATGCTGCTACAAAATACGGTGGAGAGTTTTTTGAGAAAAAGTGAGGAGTGA
- a CDS encoding LmeA family phospholipid-binding protein yields MFGGFTATPPGTDFSERMLSTVTSQSIRHLFTESESVDVVVRCNPASKLLQGSIDSFKMSGRNLLIRRDFHVEEMSFETDAVAIDFSSVLSGKIRLKQPTQAVAQVVLSEAGLNRAFSAELVKQRLQNVDTPELTNLSGGEPVSFSDVNVQLLPENRIQIFAKTELPNGSVPISLSATLTAERRRRILFQNPQFEPGVVPESLHGVSHLLTMAFADVLNTMVDLDRFDLDGVTLRINRLETQGKKLVFSGYAQIDHFPGNG; encoded by the coding sequence ATGTTTGGTGGTTTTACTGCAACACCCCCTGGGACTGACTTCAGCGAGCGGATGCTGAGTACAGTCACCAGTCAGTCCATCCGTCACCTGTTCACGGAAAGTGAATCGGTGGATGTGGTCGTTCGTTGTAATCCTGCCAGTAAGCTGCTACAGGGCAGCATTGACAGCTTTAAGATGAGCGGGCGCAATCTGCTGATCCGCCGGGATTTCCATGTGGAAGAAATGTCTTTTGAAACCGATGCGGTTGCGATCGACTTCAGTTCTGTACTGAGCGGCAAGATTCGATTGAAACAGCCAACCCAGGCGGTTGCCCAGGTGGTGTTGTCTGAAGCGGGACTGAATCGGGCGTTCAGTGCAGAACTGGTCAAACAGCGGCTTCAAAATGTTGACACGCCGGAATTAACCAATTTATCTGGGGGGGAACCCGTCTCTTTTTCCGATGTCAATGTCCAGTTACTTCCCGAAAATCGAATCCAGATTTTTGCCAAGACTGAACTTCCCAATGGTTCAGTGCCCATCAGCCTGTCGGCAACCCTGACAGCGGAACGTCGCCGCCGCATTTTGTTTCAAAATCCTCAGTTTGAGCCCGGAGTAGTTCCAGAATCCCTGCATGGGGTGTCTCACCTTCTGACAATGGCATTTGCCGACGTTCTAAACACGATGGTTGATCTTGATCGCTTTGATCTGGATGGAGTCACCCTGCGAATTAACCGCCTGGAAACCCAGGGCAAAAAGCTGGTGTTCAGCGGCTATGCCCAAATAGACCATTTTCCGGGAAATGGCTGA
- a CDS encoding NUDIX hydrolase, giving the protein MTSNLTERPQVAIAILHQDGKFLLQLRDDIPTILYPGHWALFGGHIEPGETREVAMRRELLEEIGYAPPLLSPFGRYEDDRVIRHVYHGSLTVGLDGLVLNEGADMDWVTPEEIMQGDRYSRRIQQIRPLGRPHQQILLDFIARQRTL; this is encoded by the coding sequence ATGACTAGTAACCTAACTGAGCGTCCCCAGGTTGCCATTGCCATCCTGCACCAGGACGGCAAGTTCTTGCTGCAATTGCGGGATGACATTCCTACGATTCTTTACCCCGGGCACTGGGCATTGTTTGGAGGGCATATTGAACCCGGAGAAACAAGAGAGGTGGCGATGCGGCGGGAACTTCTGGAGGAGATTGGCTATGCTCCACCTCTACTGAGTCCATTTGGACGCTATGAGGATGACAGAGTTATCCGCCATGTTTACCACGGATCTCTGACGGTGGGGCTGGATGGGCTTGTATTAAATGAAGGGGCTGATATGGACTGGGTAACGCCTGAAGAAATTATGCAGGGCGATCGCTACTCCCGTCGAATTCAGCAGATACGTCCTTTAGGAAGACCCCATCAGCAGATTCTACTGGACTTTATTGCCAGACAGAGAACCCTGTGA